The following are encoded together in the Bradyrhizobium algeriense genome:
- a CDS encoding GNAT family protein codes for MAFLEPVTLQGAHARLEPLSHDHADGLVEAVSDGELWKLWYTAIPTAENMKKEIDRRLGLFAAGSMLPFTVYDAEGKVAGMTTYMNVDAANRRVEIGSTWYAKRVQRSALNTQCKLLLLTHAFEQLNCIAVEFRTHFFNHQSRRGIERLGAKQDGILRSHQIAPNGTLRDTVVYSIIASEWPTVKAHLTYQLNEKTR; via the coding sequence ATGGCTTTTCTTGAACCTGTTACCCTGCAAGGCGCGCACGCCCGGCTCGAGCCGTTGTCCCACGATCATGCCGACGGGCTCGTGGAAGCGGTGAGCGACGGCGAACTGTGGAAGCTCTGGTACACCGCCATCCCGACCGCCGAAAACATGAAAAAGGAAATCGACCGCCGCCTCGGCCTCTTCGCGGCGGGCTCGATGCTGCCGTTCACGGTCTACGACGCCGAAGGCAAGGTCGCGGGCATGACGACCTATATGAACGTCGATGCCGCCAACCGCCGCGTCGAGATCGGCTCGACCTGGTACGCCAAGCGTGTGCAGCGCAGCGCGCTCAATACGCAGTGCAAATTGCTGCTGCTGACGCATGCCTTCGAGCAGCTCAACTGCATTGCGGTAGAGTTCCGCACGCATTTCTTCAATCACCAGAGCCGCCGGGGCATCGAGCGTCTGGGCGCCAAGCAGGACGGTATCCTGAGAAGCCACCAGATCGCGCCGAACGGCACGTTGCGTGACACCGTGGTTTACAGCATCATCGCCAGCGAATGGCCGACGGTGAAGGCGCATCTCACCTATCAACTCAACGAAAAGACGCGGTGA
- a CDS encoding mandelate racemase/muconate lactonizing enzyme family protein, with the protein MLITNVRAHHIRIPYDAGVASFRQGASAISALEIVMVEVSTDAGITGWGDAFAYVCPRTTYTAIEEMIAPQAQGLEVPDAADIPAFMEQIQRNLHLFGRYGITMFAISALDIALWDLAAKAKGVPLHRMIGAAKRTRIPAYASLLRIGKPELIASECETALRRGYKAIKLHETTTPAVFAARQAIGPGIPLMVDLNCPLNGEAAIAFAHSCRDAAPMFIEEPVWPPEDFATLAEVRTKGGLNVAAGENACTVHQFRQMMQAGAVSHAQPSVIKVGGITEYLKVVALADELGVWLAPHSPYFGPGLLATLQLMSLRDDASFVEVFYMKRAACLWRGRIDVDANGDVEVPPGPGLGYEPDKAVMEQYRVS; encoded by the coding sequence ATGCTGATCACCAATGTCAGGGCGCACCATATCCGCATCCCCTATGACGCCGGGGTGGCGAGCTTCAGGCAAGGCGCGTCCGCCATATCCGCGCTGGAAATCGTCATGGTCGAGGTTTCCACCGATGCCGGCATCACCGGTTGGGGCGATGCCTTTGCGTATGTCTGTCCACGGACAACATACACTGCCATCGAGGAAATGATCGCGCCGCAGGCGCAAGGCCTCGAGGTTCCCGACGCGGCTGATATTCCCGCCTTCATGGAACAGATCCAGCGCAACCTGCATCTGTTCGGCCGCTATGGCATCACCATGTTCGCGATATCGGCGCTCGACATCGCGCTGTGGGACCTTGCCGCCAAAGCGAAGGGCGTGCCGTTGCATCGGATGATCGGCGCGGCGAAACGCACCCGGATTCCTGCCTATGCAAGCCTGCTGCGGATCGGCAAACCCGAATTGATCGCAAGCGAATGCGAGACCGCGCTGCGGCGGGGTTACAAGGCAATCAAATTGCATGAGACCACAACGCCTGCGGTATTTGCCGCGCGGCAAGCGATCGGTCCCGGTATTCCGTTGATGGTCGACCTGAACTGCCCGCTGAATGGCGAGGCTGCGATCGCATTCGCGCATTCCTGCCGCGACGCCGCGCCGATGTTCATCGAAGAGCCGGTCTGGCCGCCGGAGGATTTTGCAACGCTTGCCGAAGTGCGAACCAAAGGCGGGCTCAACGTTGCAGCCGGCGAGAATGCCTGCACGGTGCATCAGTTCAGGCAGATGATGCAGGCAGGCGCGGTAAGCCATGCGCAACCCTCCGTCATCAAGGTTGGCGGCATCACCGAATATCTGAAAGTCGTAGCTCTGGCCGACGAACTCGGCGTCTGGCTGGCGCCGCATTCGCCGTATTTCGGGCCGGGCTTGCTGGCGACGCTGCAGCTGATGTCGCTGCGCGACGACGCAAGCTTCGTCGAGGTGTTTTACATGAAGCGCGCTGCATGCCTGTGGCGCGGTCGCATCGACGTCGATGCCAACGGCGATGTCGAGGTTCCCCCGGGGCCCGGGCTCGGTTATGAACCGGACAAGGCCGTCATGGAGCAATACCGGGTGTCCTGA
- a CDS encoding GMC family oxidoreductase: protein METFDYVIIGAGSAGSVLANRLSEDSTARVCVLEAGPSDWHPYIHLPAGFIKTFHMKSVNWGYSQEPGPWTGGRSIYAPRGKTLGGSSSINGHIYNRGQRQDFDTWAQLGNRGWGYPDILPYFKRLERRVGECDETYRGRDGSLTVTTMDWQDPLCEAFMEGAMSLGIPRNPDYNGAIQEGVSYCQRTIEKGLRMSAAKAFLHPARKRGNVDVRTHAHVTNLIFEGKRAVGVRYLKGGKGGVPVEVRASKEVILSGGTYNSPQVLQLSGVGSPELLQSHGIEVRHALPGVGEGLQDHYAPRSVARVKNIRTINELRRGVSLWVEALKWATTRRGLLSLSPTMVYCFWHSGETTESSDLQLTFTPASYKEGVQGQLEDEPGMTVASWQQRPESRGYVRIRSADPFAPPIIQTNYLVEEIDRRVVVAGMKLARRLLASKPLAPYYAYEDFPGPKVQSDDEFLAAATERGTTTFHPGCTCRMGPADAKWAVVDDQLRVHGLQGLRVVDASIMPRMISANLNASTLMIADKASDMIRGKAALEAVRFPVQA, encoded by the coding sequence ATGGAAACGTTCGATTACGTGATTATCGGCGCGGGCTCAGCAGGCAGCGTGCTCGCCAACCGGCTTAGCGAAGATTCTACGGCCCGCGTCTGCGTACTGGAGGCGGGGCCGAGCGACTGGCATCCCTACATCCACCTGCCGGCCGGCTTCATCAAGACGTTCCACATGAAGAGCGTCAACTGGGGCTACAGCCAAGAGCCGGGGCCGTGGACCGGCGGCCGCAGCATCTATGCGCCGCGCGGCAAGACGCTGGGAGGATCGTCCTCGATCAACGGCCACATCTACAACCGCGGCCAGCGCCAGGATTTCGACACCTGGGCGCAGCTCGGCAACCGCGGCTGGGGCTATCCGGACATACTGCCCTATTTCAAGCGGCTGGAGCGGCGCGTCGGCGAATGCGACGAAACCTATCGCGGGCGCGACGGCAGTCTTACCGTCACCACCATGGACTGGCAGGATCCGCTGTGCGAGGCCTTCATGGAAGGCGCTATGAGCCTCGGGATTCCGCGCAACCCCGATTACAACGGCGCGATCCAGGAGGGCGTGTCCTACTGCCAGCGCACCATCGAGAAGGGCCTGCGCATGAGCGCGGCCAAGGCGTTCCTGCATCCGGCGCGGAAGCGCGGCAATGTCGATGTGCGCACCCATGCGCATGTCACCAACCTCATCTTCGAGGGCAAGCGCGCGGTCGGCGTGCGCTATCTCAAGGGCGGCAAGGGCGGCGTGCCCGTCGAAGTGCGCGCCAGCAAGGAAGTCATTCTTTCCGGCGGCACCTACAACTCGCCGCAGGTGCTGCAATTGTCCGGCGTCGGTTCGCCGGAATTGCTGCAATCGCATGGCATCGAGGTCCGTCACGCGCTGCCGGGCGTCGGCGAAGGCCTGCAGGATCACTACGCGCCGCGTTCGGTCGCGCGGGTCAAGAACATTAGGACCATCAATGAACTCAGGCGCGGCGTGAGCCTGTGGGTCGAGGCGCTGAAATGGGCGACGACACGGCGCGGCCTGCTCTCGCTGTCGCCGACCATGGTCTATTGCTTCTGGCACTCCGGCGAGACCACCGAAAGCTCCGACCTGCAGCTCACCTTTACACCGGCGAGCTACAAGGAAGGCGTGCAAGGCCAGCTCGAGGATGAGCCCGGCATGACGGTGGCCTCATGGCAGCAGCGCCCCGAGAGCCGCGGCTATGTCCGCATCCGCTCCGCCGATCCATTCGCGCCGCCGATCATCCAGACCAATTACCTGGTCGAGGAGATCGATCGCCGCGTCGTCGTCGCCGGCATGAAGCTGGCGCGCCGTCTGCTCGCGTCCAAGCCGCTCGCGCCCTATTACGCCTATGAAGATTTTCCGGGACCGAAGGTGCAGAGCGACGACGAATTCCTCGCCGCCGCTACCGAGCGCGGCACTACCACATTCCATCCCGGCTGCACCTGCCGCATGGGACCGGCGGACGCCAAATGGGCCGTAGTCGACGACCAGTTGCGCGTCCACGGGCTGCAGGGACTGCGCGTCGTCGACGCCTCGATCATGCCGCGCATGATCTCGGCCAATCTCAACGCCTCGACGCTGATGATTGCCGACAAGGCCTCCGACATGATCCGCGGCAAGGCCGCGCTGGAGGCCGTAAGGTTTCCGGTGCAGGCCTAG
- a CDS encoding AraC family transcriptional regulator codes for MNPAQKALWYIESHLAKPLTLDEIAGVAGVSRFHLVRAFAAATGFSVMRYVRARRLTKAAQALAAGAPDILSLALDADYSSHEAFTRAFRDHFGITPEAVRAATCLDRLKLQEPIIMDSTLLDNLKPPRFETSRPLLIAGISERCTHENGGAGIPNQWQRFHQKVDEIPDRVGKVAYGVCCNGDDSGNFDYIAGVEVSDFSDLPREFARVRIPEQKYAVFTHAEHISTIRRTVNTIWNHWLPISGMKAADAPFFERYDEKFDPATGNGGLEIWVPVRE; via the coding sequence ATGAATCCGGCCCAGAAAGCGCTCTGGTACATCGAAAGCCATCTCGCCAAGCCGCTGACGCTTGATGAGATCGCCGGCGTTGCCGGCGTTTCGCGCTTCCATCTGGTGCGGGCGTTTGCCGCCGCCACCGGGTTTTCGGTCATGCGCTATGTGCGTGCCCGCAGGCTGACCAAGGCCGCGCAGGCACTCGCGGCCGGCGCGCCCGACATCCTCAGCCTCGCGCTGGATGCGGACTACAGCTCTCACGAAGCTTTCACCCGCGCGTTCCGCGACCATTTCGGCATCACGCCCGAAGCGGTCCGCGCCGCAACGTGCCTCGATCGTCTCAAGCTTCAGGAGCCCATCATCATGGATTCAACCCTGCTCGACAATCTCAAGCCCCCGCGCTTCGAAACCTCCAGGCCGTTGCTGATCGCCGGTATCAGCGAACGTTGCACGCATGAAAACGGCGGCGCCGGTATTCCCAATCAATGGCAGCGCTTCCACCAGAAGGTCGACGAAATTCCGGACCGCGTCGGCAAGGTCGCCTACGGCGTCTGCTGCAATGGCGACGATTCCGGCAATTTCGATTACATCGCCGGCGTCGAGGTGTCCGACTTCTCCGACCTGCCGCGCGAGTTCGCCCGCGTGCGGATTCCCGAACAGAAGTACGCTGTCTTCACCCACGCCGAGCACATCTCGACCATCCGCCGCACCGTCAACACGATCTGGAATCACTGGCTGCCGATATCAGGCATGAAGGCGGCCGACGCGCCGTTCTTCGAGCGATACGACGAGAAGTTCGATCCGGCTACCGGCAATGGCGGGCTGGAGATCTGGGTGCCGGTGCGGGAATAG
- a CDS encoding SMP-30/gluconolactonase/LRE family protein produces MADIRVLATDLEFPEGPVVMPDGSVVLVEIRGKRLTRVYPDGRKEVVAQIPGGPNGAALGPDGKMYICNNGGFSWIPTGKMIMPGPQPEDYLGGSIQRVDLQSGKVETVVDKCGEHALRGPNDLVFDKHGGLWFSDLGKRRAREMDVGAFYYLKPGMKEIVEAVHGVLPANGIGLSPDEKTVYIAETPTARLWAYEIAEPGTIKPRDVIYRGERGKPIAGLGGYQMFDSMAVEANGNVCVATLVSGCISVIAPDGTLVEQVPTGDRVTTNIAFGGPDLKTAYITLSGKGELIEMDWARPGLPLNFLNK; encoded by the coding sequence ATGGCCGATATCCGCGTTCTCGCCACCGATCTGGAGTTTCCGGAAGGCCCGGTCGTCATGCCCGACGGCTCCGTCGTGCTGGTCGAAATCCGCGGCAAGCGGCTGACGCGGGTTTATCCCGACGGACGGAAAGAGGTGGTTGCGCAGATTCCCGGCGGCCCGAATGGCGCAGCGCTCGGGCCCGACGGCAAGATGTACATCTGCAACAATGGCGGCTTCAGCTGGATTCCCACCGGCAAGATGATCATGCCGGGGCCGCAGCCCGAGGACTATCTCGGCGGCTCGATCCAGCGGGTCGATCTGCAGAGCGGCAAGGTCGAGACTGTCGTCGACAAATGCGGCGAGCACGCGCTGCGCGGCCCCAACGACCTCGTGTTCGACAAGCACGGCGGGCTGTGGTTCTCCGATCTCGGCAAGCGCCGCGCCCGCGAGATGGATGTCGGCGCGTTCTACTATCTCAAGCCGGGCATGAAGGAGATCGTCGAGGCCGTGCACGGCGTACTGCCCGCCAACGGCATCGGCCTGTCGCCGGACGAGAAGACGGTCTACATCGCGGAGACCCCGACCGCGCGGTTGTGGGCCTATGAAATTGCCGAGCCCGGCACCATCAAGCCGCGCGACGTGATCTATCGCGGCGAGCGCGGCAAGCCGATCGCGGGGCTCGGCGGCTACCAGATGTTCGATTCGATGGCGGTGGAGGCGAACGGAAATGTCTGCGTGGCAACGCTGGTGTCGGGCTGCATCTCGGTGATCGCGCCTGACGGCACCCTGGTGGAGCAGGTGCCGACCGGCGACCGTGTCACCACCAATATCGCCTTCGGCGGGCCTGATCTGAAGACGGCCTACATCACGCTCTCGGGCAAGGGCGAACTGATCGAGATGGACTGGGCGCGGCCTGGACTGCCGCTGAATTTTTTGAATAAGTGA
- a CDS encoding cupin domain-containing protein — protein sequence MNKQAVVSKFSHVKPGDTEFKGGGLRDFFLYRDLGIADATGGQVICHLVKANPDLPPEEGTGWHKHECEFQIVIMTKGWARFMYEDKSTLVQAGDVVHQRPGITHYLYDYSEDMEYLEIVSPADFRTVDVPPAVDKVPPPTPWK from the coding sequence ATGAACAAGCAGGCTGTTGTCAGCAAATTCTCTCACGTCAAACCCGGCGATACCGAATTCAAGGGCGGGGGTCTGCGCGACTTCTTCCTGTATCGCGATCTCGGCATCGCCGACGCCACCGGCGGGCAGGTGATTTGCCATCTGGTCAAAGCCAACCCTGACTTGCCTCCGGAAGAGGGTACCGGCTGGCACAAGCACGAATGCGAATTCCAGATCGTGATCATGACCAAGGGCTGGGCGCGCTTCATGTATGAGGACAAGTCGACCCTGGTGCAGGCCGGCGACGTCGTCCACCAGCGGCCCGGCATCACGCACTACCTGTACGACTACTCGGAGGACATGGAGTATCTCGAGATCGTCAGCCCGGCCGATTTCAGGACTGTCGACGTGCCGCCGGCCGTCGACAAGGTGCCGCCGCCGACCCCCTGGAAGTGA
- a CDS encoding LysR family transcriptional regulator, with protein MIALEDLRFVVALSRTGSLSAAARALDVTPPALSMRLKKLEAVLGVNLVVRNSRGLCFTPEGEQLVHEAQSLLARVDGLADSLSGGVFAGPLRVVAPFGFGRIHVAPVMAAFIRDHPQVRATLDLSEAPWNSNVDADVVIHIGTVRDSSWVAHLLARNARWVCASPSYLRRCGTPSHPRELAQHACLSVRENEEDVTLWRYKNGHTSSRRSEALRISPALTSNNGEVVREWAVAGLGVALRSEWDVAPSVKRGELRRLFVEYEFEGADILALVPTRRGVSARVSHFVESLKTRFQPKPPWRSV; from the coding sequence ATGATCGCGCTTGAGGATTTGCGGTTTGTGGTGGCCCTGAGCCGAACCGGCTCGCTAAGCGCGGCGGCTAGGGCGCTCGATGTCACGCCGCCGGCTCTTTCCATGCGATTGAAGAAGCTGGAGGCTGTTCTCGGGGTCAACCTTGTCGTTCGCAACTCCCGAGGGCTGTGCTTCACGCCGGAAGGCGAACAACTTGTCCATGAAGCCCAGTCGCTGTTGGCGCGTGTCGATGGGCTGGCGGACAGTCTCAGCGGTGGCGTATTTGCCGGCCCCCTGCGGGTTGTCGCGCCGTTTGGTTTCGGCAGGATCCATGTCGCGCCCGTCATGGCGGCATTCATTCGCGACCACCCGCAAGTGCGTGCGACGTTGGATCTTTCCGAAGCGCCCTGGAACAGCAATGTCGACGCTGACGTCGTCATCCATATTGGAACTGTCCGGGATTCCTCGTGGGTTGCTCATCTTCTTGCCCGCAACGCGCGCTGGGTATGCGCCAGTCCCAGCTATCTTCGACGATGCGGAACGCCGTCACACCCTCGAGAGCTGGCGCAGCATGCCTGTCTCTCCGTTCGCGAAAACGAAGAGGACGTGACGCTGTGGCGCTACAAAAACGGCCACACATCATCCCGGCGATCAGAGGCGCTTCGAATAAGTCCGGCACTCACGAGCAACAATGGCGAGGTTGTTCGCGAGTGGGCCGTCGCGGGGTTGGGCGTCGCACTCAGGTCCGAATGGGACGTAGCACCATCCGTCAAACGTGGCGAACTGCGTCGGCTGTTTGTTGAATATGAGTTCGAAGGCGCCGACATTCTGGCTTTGGTGCCAACGCGTCGCGGGGTCTCAGCTCGTGTTTCGCATTTTGTTGAAAGCCTGAAAACCCGCTTTCAACCGAAGCCGCCTTGGCGAAGTGTTTGA
- a CDS encoding HAD-IA family hydrolase — protein sequence MTMPRAVLFDLLTALLDSWSVWNASAGSEASGRTWRAEYLRLTYGCGSYVPYEDLVRQAARTTGLAPSVADALEANWQSLPVWSGAQAALDRLAGRTRLAVVTNCSTRLGRMAAARLRTQWDVVITAEEAGFYKPDPRPYRLALDMLGVSAADAAFVAGSGYDLIGTSAVGLRTYWHNRVGLARPDGAPVAEKESANLDDLIPWLEDFS from the coding sequence ATGACCATGCCACGCGCCGTTCTTTTCGACCTTCTCACCGCGCTCCTCGATTCCTGGAGCGTCTGGAATGCCTCCGCCGGATCCGAAGCATCGGGCCGAACCTGGAGGGCCGAGTATCTCCGCCTGACATATGGTTGCGGGAGTTATGTCCCGTATGAGGATCTGGTCCGCCAGGCTGCGCGCACCACCGGTCTCGCTCCGTCGGTGGCAGACGCCCTCGAAGCAAATTGGCAGTCCCTCCCGGTCTGGAGCGGCGCGCAGGCTGCGCTCGACCGGTTGGCTGGACGAACGCGCCTGGCAGTCGTCACCAATTGCTCGACGCGCCTTGGACGAATGGCCGCCGCCCGCCTGCGCACGCAATGGGATGTCGTGATCACCGCGGAGGAGGCCGGCTTCTATAAGCCCGATCCCCGCCCCTATCGTCTGGCCCTGGACATGCTGGGCGTGTCGGCCGCGGACGCTGCGTTTGTCGCGGGCTCCGGCTACGACCTCATCGGCACCTCAGCCGTCGGACTGCGCACCTACTGGCACAATCGCGTGGGCCTGGCGCGTCCCGATGGCGCACCGGTAGCCGAGAAAGAGTCTGCGAACCTCGATGACCTCATTCCATGGCTGGAGGACTTTTCGTGA
- a CDS encoding RidA family protein, whose amino-acid sequence MAGDIDYLEPHGMAAPGGHYSHAVRAGAFVFVSGQLPISANGARLADKDFQTQVRQALANLATALEAANSAVDKLIHVRVYVTDINDWPVFDSIYSEWIGAVRPARAVVPVPTLHYGFRVEIEAVAGIAQ is encoded by the coding sequence ATGGCTGGTGACATTGACTACCTGGAACCTCACGGAATGGCGGCTCCCGGTGGGCACTACAGTCATGCTGTGAGAGCTGGTGCTTTTGTTTTTGTGTCTGGACAATTGCCGATCTCCGCCAATGGTGCGAGGCTTGCTGACAAGGACTTTCAGACCCAAGTGCGTCAAGCATTGGCCAATCTCGCGACGGCCTTGGAGGCGGCAAACAGCGCTGTCGACAAGCTCATTCATGTTCGCGTCTACGTCACGGACATCAATGACTGGCCGGTCTTCGACAGCATCTATTCCGAATGGATCGGCGCCGTCCGACCGGCCCGCGCGGTCGTTCCCGTCCCGACGTTGCACTACGGCTTTCGTGTCGAGATCGAAGCAGTGGCGGGCATAGCGCAATAA
- a CDS encoding tripartite tricarboxylate transporter substrate-binding protein: protein MTLIVPFPAGGPSDALGRAVAQAMAAHLKQSIVVENIGGASGTIGLTKLLKAPADGYSLGFGTIGTHVANVALFKRLPYDPVADFEPVGLAGMASTLLVAKLGFPASNLQDFVTYARANREKLTYGSAGVGSISHYACVLLLSNLKLNITHVPYRGVAPAMNDLMGGHVDFMCDQTTTALPQVLGGTIKAIAALSDQPPPQAPQVSTAAAAGYPGVNLRSWNAIFVRKGTPAPVRQKLNDALRAALADPDVTRQMTAVGVELPRGADLEPGAVSALIAQGLEHDVPVLRAKGEYLD, encoded by the coding sequence TTGACGCTGATCGTTCCGTTTCCCGCCGGTGGCCCGAGCGATGCGCTTGGCCGGGCGGTGGCTCAGGCCATGGCGGCCCACTTGAAGCAATCCATCGTCGTGGAAAATATCGGCGGCGCCAGCGGCACCATCGGCCTGACCAAGTTGCTAAAGGCGCCTGCGGATGGATACTCGCTCGGCTTTGGCACCATCGGCACACATGTCGCGAATGTCGCGCTCTTCAAGCGCCTCCCTTACGACCCAGTCGCCGACTTCGAGCCTGTGGGCCTCGCTGGGATGGCCTCAACGCTTCTTGTCGCGAAGTTGGGCTTTCCGGCGTCCAATCTACAGGACTTCGTCACCTATGCCCGTGCCAACCGCGAGAAACTCACCTATGGCAGCGCCGGCGTCGGATCGATTTCGCATTATGCCTGCGTTCTGCTGCTGTCGAACCTGAAACTGAACATCACCCATGTTCCATATCGGGGCGTTGCCCCAGCGATGAACGATCTCATGGGTGGTCACGTCGACTTCATGTGCGACCAGACCACCACCGCGCTACCCCAAGTGCTCGGCGGAACGATCAAGGCAATCGCAGCGCTGAGTGATCAGCCCCCGCCGCAGGCGCCTCAAGTATCCACTGCGGCAGCGGCCGGCTATCCGGGCGTGAACCTCCGCTCCTGGAACGCGATCTTCGTGCGGAAAGGAACGCCCGCGCCGGTGCGTCAGAAATTAAATGACGCCTTGCGCGCAGCACTCGCCGACCCGGATGTGACGCGGCAAATGACGGCGGTTGGTGTCGAACTGCCACGGGGAGCGGATCTCGAGCCCGGTGCCGTCAGCGCGCTGATCGCTCAAGGGCTGGAGCACGACGTACCAGTGCTGCGCGCCAAGGGCGAATATCTGGACTAA
- a CDS encoding septal ring lytic transglycosylase RlpA family protein, with translation MMLLRSRAAICGAVLALAFSVTVARSEIVAVHSSAVVDAASGDAIVGAASTYNPFRPGWREGGPNTASGERYDPSVWTAAIKTSLRQKFGGVRYGTRPKYALVEAVGKKVIVKINDVGPLTPGRIIDLNERAMRYFDPSLQLGVIYSVIVRPLSGDYWVPGPVG, from the coding sequence ATGATGTTGCTTCGCTCGCGCGCCGCAATTTGCGGCGCCGTACTTGCGCTTGCCTTTTCTGTTACCGTTGCTCGAAGTGAAATCGTTGCAGTTCATTCAAGCGCCGTCGTCGATGCCGCTTCTGGGGATGCGATCGTTGGCGCTGCATCCACGTACAATCCGTTCCGGCCCGGATGGCGGGAGGGTGGTCCGAACACAGCCTCCGGCGAGCGCTATGATCCCTCTGTTTGGACGGCTGCCATCAAGACGAGCTTGCGCCAGAAATTTGGCGGGGTCCGATATGGCACGAGGCCGAAGTATGCCCTCGTTGAGGCTGTAGGCAAGAAGGTCATCGTCAAGATAAATGACGTGGGCCCACTAACGCCTGGCCGCATCATTGACCTCAATGAGCGAGCGATGCGCTATTTCGATCCGAGCCTGCAGCTCGGGGTAATTTATAGCGTAATAGTCAGGCCGCTTTCCGGCGACTATTGGGTTCCCGGACCGGTTGGCTGA
- a CDS encoding DSD1 family PLP-dependent enzyme codes for MTTSLSDIETPAAVIDVARTQRNIGRMQDRMNALGVSFRPHVKTTKCVAVADRQRAAGANGITVSTLREAEEFFAAGYDDILYAVCIAPHRLSRAQGLRDQGCRLRILVDSVEAAQAVVEAQSRRDPFEVLIEVDTDGHRSGVGPEDERLIEIGRILHTGGATLCGVLTHAGNSYELDDPEALEHLAEQERALSVRAAERLRAAGLPCPIVSVGSTPTALSARALDGVTEVRCGVYVFFDLFMTNVGVCAIDDIALSVLTTVVGHQSEKGWIIVDAGWMAMSRDRGTARQRHDYGYGIACDLAGHPLKGDLVMIAANQEHGILAATNGRLISLENRFPIGTRLRILPNHACATGAQFSEYHVATDNGIETWRRFNGW; via the coding sequence ATGACCACATCTCTCTCGGATATCGAAACGCCCGCTGCCGTCATCGACGTCGCGCGCACGCAGCGTAACATCGGCCGCATGCAGGACCGGATGAACGCCTTGGGCGTCAGTTTCCGTCCCCACGTCAAGACGACCAAATGCGTCGCAGTTGCCGACAGGCAGCGCGCCGCAGGCGCGAACGGCATCACAGTCTCGACTCTCCGCGAGGCTGAGGAGTTTTTTGCCGCGGGCTACGACGATATTCTCTACGCGGTCTGCATCGCTCCGCACAGGCTCAGCCGGGCCCAGGGACTGCGTGATCAGGGTTGCCGTCTCAGAATTCTGGTCGACTCGGTCGAGGCCGCGCAAGCCGTCGTCGAGGCGCAGTCGCGTCGCGATCCTTTCGAAGTCCTGATCGAAGTCGACACTGACGGGCACCGCTCAGGTGTGGGCCCCGAGGATGAGCGTCTCATCGAGATCGGTCGCATTCTTCACACCGGTGGCGCCACACTTTGCGGCGTGCTGACTCATGCCGGAAATTCCTATGAACTCGACGATCCCGAGGCCTTGGAGCACTTGGCGGAGCAGGAGCGTGCCTTGAGCGTACGCGCGGCCGAACGGCTTCGCGCTGCCGGCCTTCCCTGCCCGATAGTGAGCGTCGGATCGACCCCGACAGCACTGTCCGCCCGTGCCCTGGACGGCGTTACGGAAGTGCGATGCGGCGTGTATGTGTTCTTCGACCTGTTCATGACGAATGTCGGCGTCTGCGCGATCGACGATATTGCACTTTCTGTGCTGACGACCGTGGTCGGCCATCAGTCGGAAAAAGGCTGGATCATCGTCGATGCCGGATGGATGGCGATGAGCCGAGACCGCGGCACTGCTCGTCAGCGCCATGATTACGGATACGGGATCGCATGCGACTTGGCGGGGCACCCGCTCAAGGGAGACTTGGTCATGATCGCGGCAAATCAGGAACATGGGATCCTCGCCGCGACGAACGGACGTCTCATCTCTCTTGAAAATCGCTTCCCGATTGGCACACGACTTCGAATACTCCCGAATCACGCCTGTGCAACCGGAGCGCAATTCTCCGAATATCACGTCGCCACGGACAACGGCATTGAAACATGGCGGAGGTTTAATGGCTGGTGA